From a single Kitasatospora azatica KCTC 9699 genomic region:
- a CDS encoding DUF58 domain-containing protein: MALTGRTALLAALGSLFVGLVLPSWAGIGLVTGVVVVGVLLDLAIAAPVRTLHLAREGDSSVRLGEPATVSLTVSNPSRRPLRGRLRDAWAPSAFRPGTDLTASRHRLLVPAGERRRVSTELRPTRRGDHHSHRVTIRSLGPLGLAGRQGSHLVPWTLRALPPFTSRKHLPSRLARLRELDGRTSLLTRGQGTEFDSLREYLPGDDVRSIDWRASARRHTVAVRTWRPERDRHILIVLDTGRTSAGRVGDAPRLDAALDAALLLTALATKAGDRVDLLAHDQHQRGSVLGRSATEVLPAFTHAMALLEPALVETNLRALTAAALRLAPRRSLIVLLTGLDAGPAEDGLLPLLPRLTRRHEVVVAGVADPRLTELATGRGTVQAVYGAAAAEQAQADRRAVAERLTRLGATVLDAPPATLPPALADAYLALKAAGRL; encoded by the coding sequence GTGGCCCTGACCGGCCGAACCGCCCTGCTCGCCGCCCTGGGCAGCCTGTTCGTCGGGCTCGTGCTGCCCTCCTGGGCCGGGATCGGGCTGGTCACCGGTGTGGTGGTTGTCGGCGTGCTGCTGGACTTGGCGATCGCGGCTCCCGTCCGGACCCTGCACCTGGCCCGGGAGGGCGACAGCTCGGTCCGGCTCGGCGAGCCCGCCACCGTCTCACTGACCGTCAGCAACCCGTCCCGGCGCCCGCTGCGGGGGCGGCTGCGCGACGCCTGGGCACCCTCCGCCTTCCGGCCCGGCACCGACCTGACGGCCTCTCGGCACCGCCTGCTGGTCCCGGCCGGCGAGCGACGCCGGGTCAGCACCGAACTGCGGCCCACCCGGCGCGGCGACCACCACTCGCACCGGGTGACGATCCGTTCGCTCGGCCCACTCGGACTGGCGGGCCGTCAGGGATCGCACCTGGTCCCCTGGACGCTGCGGGCGCTGCCGCCATTCACCAGCCGCAAGCACCTGCCCTCCCGGCTCGCCCGGCTGCGCGAACTCGACGGTCGCACCTCGCTGCTGACCCGTGGCCAGGGCACCGAGTTCGACAGCCTGCGCGAGTACCTGCCCGGGGACGACGTCCGCTCCATCGACTGGCGGGCCAGCGCCCGCCGGCACACCGTCGCGGTCCGCACCTGGCGGCCCGAGCGCGACCGGCACATCCTGATCGTGCTGGACACCGGCCGAACCTCGGCCGGCCGGGTCGGGGACGCGCCACGCCTGGACGCCGCGCTGGACGCCGCGCTGCTGCTCACCGCGCTGGCCACCAAGGCCGGCGACCGGGTGGACCTGCTCGCCCACGACCAGCACCAGCGCGGCTCGGTACTGGGCCGCTCCGCCACCGAGGTGCTGCCGGCCTTCACCCACGCGATGGCCCTGCTGGAGCCCGCGCTGGTCGAGACGAACCTGCGGGCGCTCACCGCAGCCGCCCTGCGGCTGGCTCCGCGCCGCTCGCTGATCGTGCTGCTCACCGGCCTGGACGCCGGCCCCGCCGAGGACGGTCTGCTGCCGCTGCTGCCCCGACTCACCCGACGCCACGAGGTGGTGGTCGCCGGCGTGGCCGACCCGCGGCTGACCGAGCTGGCCACCGGACGCGGGACCGTGCAGGCGGTCTACGGCGCGGCCGCCGCCGAGCAGGCCCAGGCCGACCGTCGGGCCGTCGCGGAGCGGCTCACCCGGCTCGGGGCCACCGTGCTGGACGCCCCGCCGGCCACCCTGCCGCCCGCGCTCGCGGACGCCTACCTGGCGCTCAAGGCGGCAGGGCGGCTCTGA
- a CDS encoding AAA family ATPase yields the protein MSADPRQALSALRAEIGKAVVGQDPAVTGLVVALLCGGHVLLEGVPGVAKTLLIRTLSTALNLQTKRIQFTPDLMPGDVTGSLVYDARTAEFSFQPGPVFTNLLLADEINRTPPKTQASLLEAMEERQVTVDGEPRPLPVPFLVAATQNPLEYEGTYPLPEAQLDRFLLKLILPLPDRDQEFQVLSRHAAGFDPRDLHAAGVRPVAGPADLAAAREAIAKLTVSPEVLAYIVDLCRATRQSPSLSLGVSPRGATALLNTSRAWAWLAGRDYVTPDDVKALALPTLRHRVQLRAEAEMEGVTADSVIQAVLAQTPAPR from the coding sequence GTGTCTGCGGACCCCCGGCAGGCGCTCAGCGCGCTGCGCGCCGAGATCGGCAAGGCCGTGGTCGGCCAGGACCCCGCCGTGACCGGTCTGGTGGTCGCGCTGCTCTGCGGCGGCCACGTGCTGCTCGAAGGCGTCCCCGGAGTCGCCAAGACGCTGCTGATCCGCACCCTGTCGACGGCGCTGAACCTGCAGACCAAGCGGATCCAGTTCACCCCCGACCTGATGCCCGGCGACGTCACCGGCTCCCTGGTCTACGACGCCCGCACCGCCGAGTTCTCCTTCCAGCCCGGCCCGGTCTTCACCAACCTGCTGCTCGCCGACGAGATCAACCGCACCCCGCCGAAGACCCAGGCCTCGCTGCTGGAGGCGATGGAGGAGCGCCAGGTCACCGTCGACGGTGAGCCCCGGCCGCTGCCGGTGCCGTTCCTGGTCGCGGCAACCCAGAACCCGCTGGAGTACGAGGGCACCTACCCGCTGCCCGAGGCCCAGCTGGACCGCTTCCTGCTCAAGCTGATCCTGCCGCTGCCCGACCGTGACCAGGAGTTCCAGGTGCTCAGCCGGCACGCCGCCGGCTTCGACCCGCGCGATCTGCACGCCGCCGGCGTGCGCCCGGTGGCCGGCCCCGCCGACCTGGCCGCCGCCCGGGAGGCGATCGCCAAGCTGACCGTCTCCCCCGAGGTGCTCGCCTACATCGTGGACCTCTGCCGGGCCACCCGGCAGTCGCCCTCGCTCTCGCTGGGCGTCTCCCCGCGCGGTGCGACCGCGCTGCTCAACACCTCCCGGGCCTGGGCCTGGCTGGCCGGCCGCGACTACGTCACCCCCGACGACGTCAAGGCGCTCGCGCTGCCCACCCTGCGGCACCGCGTGCAGCTGCGGGCCGAGGCCGAGATGGAGGGCGTGACCGCCGACTCGGTGATCCAGGCCGTGCTCGCCCAGACCCCCGCACCCCGCTGA
- a CDS encoding DUF4350 domain-containing protein produces MTTSTTPRDIRTADRVDPSPADHRSLTPTARQLWLRTRWFLAGGAFLLLAGLLIAGLGNKAGYAALDPRSPDPDGTKAVSQLLRARGIEVSSTADPAALAATPTRDDTVVVPLPDLLTVDQLRALGAAGHHRLVLISPGDLPLELLTPSVQTYGGDTTPVAVSSAGTAPQCDLPAAQQAGSAEAGGRLYRITAGATGCYPRDGHPTLTSSISTDGAEVVVIGSGRFLTNQRLAHDGNASLALALLGSRPHLTWYLPDYGTAPVAAGQKTLTELIPVGWRAATVQLFLAALLAALWRARRLGPLVSEQLPVVVRAAETTEGRARLYQLAKARGRAAEALRRATRHRLAPPLGVPVTAGEVDGNALLTALTERLADQRPPGELAGLLYGPPPTDDAALLRLADDLDALERQVRQP; encoded by the coding sequence GTGACCACCAGCACCACCCCCCGTGACATACGCACCGCCGACCGCGTCGACCCGAGCCCCGCCGACCACCGCAGCCTGACCCCGACGGCACGTCAGCTCTGGCTCCGCACCCGCTGGTTCCTGGCCGGCGGCGCCTTCCTGCTGCTGGCCGGCCTGCTGATAGCCGGCCTCGGCAACAAGGCCGGCTACGCCGCGCTCGACCCGCGCTCTCCCGACCCCGACGGCACCAAGGCCGTCTCCCAGCTCCTGCGGGCCCGCGGGATCGAGGTCTCCAGCACCGCCGACCCCGCCGCACTCGCCGCCACCCCCACCAGGGACGACACCGTGGTGGTGCCGCTGCCGGACCTCCTGACGGTCGACCAGCTGCGCGCGCTCGGCGCCGCCGGACACCACCGGCTGGTCCTGATCTCGCCCGGCGACCTGCCGCTCGAACTGCTCACCCCGTCCGTGCAGACCTACGGCGGCGACACCACGCCGGTGGCCGTCAGCTCTGCCGGCACCGCCCCGCAGTGCGACCTGCCCGCGGCCCAGCAGGCCGGCAGCGCCGAGGCCGGCGGCCGGCTCTACCGGATCACTGCCGGCGCCACCGGCTGCTACCCCCGCGACGGCCACCCCACCCTGACCAGCTCGATCAGCACCGACGGCGCCGAAGTGGTGGTGATCGGCTCCGGCCGCTTCCTCACCAACCAGCGGCTGGCCCACGACGGCAACGCCTCGCTCGCCCTCGCCCTGCTCGGCAGCCGGCCGCACCTCACCTGGTACCTGCCCGACTACGGCACCGCCCCCGTGGCCGCCGGGCAGAAGACCCTCACCGAGCTGATCCCGGTCGGCTGGCGGGCGGCCACCGTCCAGCTGTTTCTCGCCGCCCTGCTCGCCGCACTCTGGCGGGCCCGCCGACTCGGCCCGCTGGTCAGCGAGCAGCTCCCGGTGGTGGTCCGGGCCGCCGAGACCACCGAGGGCCGGGCCCGGCTCTACCAGCTGGCCAAGGCCCGCGGCCGGGCCGCCGAGGCACTGCGCCGGGCCACCCGACACCGGCTCGCGCCGCCGCTCGGCGTCCCCGTGACGGCCGGCGAGGTGGACGGCAACGCCCTGCTGACCGCCCTCACCGAACGGCTGGCCGACCAGCGCCCGCCCGGCGAGCTCGCCGGGCTGCTGTACGGCCCGCCACCCACCGACGACGCCGCACTGCTGCGGCTCGCCGACGACCTCGATGCCCTGGAAAGGCAGGTACGACAGCCGTGA
- a CDS encoding DUF4129 domain-containing protein: MPTWGDWARAAGDGAPVTVPRDPAREAAREELLKPEYHRHDPGLLQRITNWLWEQLDNLLGQLGNAASNGTTGLILFLVLAVLLGGALWWRLGRPGRAATTAAALFAADGPRTAAEHRAAAQRHAAAGEWTQAVREQMRALVRDLEERTLLDPRPGRTADEAAAEAGRHLPEQAVALREAARLFDDIAYGDRSADQAAYQRLAELDRQLRQTRPSHLTPAGAA, encoded by the coding sequence ATGCCGACCTGGGGGGACTGGGCCCGGGCCGCCGGTGACGGCGCCCCGGTGACCGTGCCGCGCGATCCGGCCCGCGAGGCCGCGCGCGAAGAACTGCTGAAGCCGGAGTACCACCGCCACGACCCCGGTCTGCTGCAGCGGATCACCAACTGGCTCTGGGAGCAACTGGACAACCTGCTCGGGCAGCTCGGCAACGCCGCGAGCAACGGCACCACCGGACTGATCCTGTTCCTGGTGCTCGCCGTGCTGCTCGGCGGCGCGCTCTGGTGGCGGCTCGGCCGCCCCGGCCGGGCCGCCACCACCGCCGCCGCGCTGTTCGCCGCCGACGGCCCGCGCACCGCCGCGGAGCACCGCGCGGCGGCGCAGCGGCACGCCGCCGCCGGGGAGTGGACACAAGCCGTCCGCGAGCAGATGCGGGCCCTGGTCCGCGACCTCGAGGAGCGCACCCTGCTCGACCCGCGCCCCGGCCGCACCGCCGACGAGGCCGCCGCCGAGGCCGGCCGCCACCTGCCCGAACAGGCCGTCGCGCTGCGCGAGGCCGCCCGCCTCTTCGACGACATCGCCTACGGCGACCGATCCGCCGACCAGGCCGCCTACCAGCGGCTCGCCGAGCTCGACCGGCAGCTGCGCCAGACCCGTCCCAGCCACCTGACCCCGGCGGGCGCCGCGTGA
- a CDS encoding DUF7847 domain-containing protein → MTDTPGWVSPSSSGSEPEDVRPPADTPVGSDAPSATAAPAPAPAPTPAPPAAPPYPGAYGDPRAGQVPPQRPAQGGWTAPPGWGAQGGQPGWGQPGAGKPGWQPNWGMQPASPKPGVIPLRPLGVGEILDGSISTARKHWRTVLPLALVVAVFSQTTATALTYVTRNDDQNTLAVILLGVSYLISAFAGLVMTAMLTMVVSKAILGEQVSIGLAWRAARPQLWRLLGLTLLTLLIIVGIVVVGMLPGIIALAVGGSSPGVDVTLALGLIAGSVVALWVYMQLHLATPALMLEKQGIKAALSRSRRLVRGSWWRIFGITLLGGVLAALLAGIIEVPFSAIAGVSNSNPLSALGADPNTPQPLGALVIIAIGGVLGATLTVPISAGIHVLLYVDQRIRREALDLELARAAGLPEYGGTGWAGTTAGPVDTPTGGPTGAA, encoded by the coding sequence ATGACCGACACTCCGGGCTGGGTCTCCCCCAGCTCGTCCGGATCCGAGCCCGAAGACGTCCGGCCGCCGGCCGACACGCCCGTCGGGTCGGACGCACCGTCGGCCACCGCAGCGCCAGCGCCCGCCCCCGCACCGACTCCCGCGCCCCCGGCCGCGCCGCCCTACCCCGGCGCGTACGGCGACCCGCGCGCCGGCCAGGTGCCCCCGCAGCGCCCCGCCCAGGGCGGCTGGACAGCGCCGCCGGGCTGGGGTGCCCAGGGCGGGCAGCCCGGCTGGGGCCAGCCCGGCGCCGGCAAGCCCGGCTGGCAGCCGAACTGGGGCATGCAGCCGGCGAGCCCCAAGCCCGGGGTGATCCCGCTGCGCCCGCTGGGCGTCGGCGAGATCCTGGACGGCTCGATCTCCACCGCTCGCAAGCACTGGCGCACCGTGCTGCCGCTCGCCCTGGTGGTCGCGGTGTTCAGCCAGACCACGGCCACCGCGCTCACCTATGTCACCCGCAACGACGATCAGAACACCCTCGCCGTGATCCTGCTCGGTGTCAGCTACCTGATCAGCGCCTTCGCCGGACTGGTGATGACCGCGATGCTGACCATGGTGGTCAGCAAGGCGATCCTCGGCGAGCAGGTCTCCATCGGCCTCGCCTGGCGGGCCGCCCGCCCACAGCTGTGGCGGCTGCTCGGCCTGACCCTGCTGACCCTGCTGATCATCGTCGGGATCGTCGTGGTCGGCATGCTCCCCGGCATCATCGCCCTCGCGGTCGGCGGCTCCAGCCCGGGCGTTGACGTCACCCTGGCTCTCGGGCTGATCGCGGGCAGCGTGGTGGCGCTCTGGGTCTACATGCAGCTGCACCTGGCCACCCCCGCGCTGATGCTGGAGAAGCAGGGCATCAAGGCCGCGCTCTCCCGCTCCCGCCGCCTGGTCCGCGGCTCCTGGTGGCGGATCTTCGGGATCACCCTGCTCGGCGGCGTGCTGGCCGCGCTGCTCGCCGGCATCATCGAGGTGCCGTTCAGCGCCATCGCCGGGGTCAGCAACAGCAACCCGCTGTCCGCGCTGGGCGCCGACCCGAACACCCCGCAGCCGCTCGGCGCACTGGTGATCATCGCGATCGGCGGCGTGCTCGGCGCGACCCTGACCGTCCCGATCAGCGCCGGCATCCACGTACTGCTCTACGTCGACCAGCGGATCCGCCGCGAGGCGCTGGACCTGGAGCTGGCCCGCGCCGCGGGGCTGCCGGAGTACGGCGGCACCGGCTGGGCCGGCACCACCGCCGGGCCGGTCGACACCCCGACCGGCGGACCGACCGGGGCGGCCTGA
- the mtrA gene encoding MtrAB system response regulator MtrA, whose amino-acid sequence MKGRVLVVDDDTALAEMLGIVLRGEGFEPYFVADGDKALAAFRETKPDLVLLDLMLPGRDGIDVCRQIRSESGVPIVMLTAKTDTVDIVVGLESGADDYVVKPFKPKELVARVRARLRRAEEPTPEQLTIGDLVIDVAGHSVKRDGRGIPLTPLEFDLLVALARKPWQVFTREVLLEQVWGYRHAADTRLVNVHVQRLRSKIEKDPERPEIVVTVRGVGYKAGPS is encoded by the coding sequence ATGAAAGGTCGCGTCCTCGTCGTAGATGACGACACCGCACTCGCCGAGATGCTCGGCATCGTGCTGCGTGGTGAGGGTTTTGAGCCGTATTTCGTCGCGGACGGGGACAAGGCGCTGGCCGCGTTCCGCGAGACCAAACCGGACCTCGTCCTGCTCGACCTGATGCTGCCCGGACGGGACGGAATCGACGTCTGCCGGCAGATCAGGTCCGAGTCCGGGGTGCCGATCGTGATGCTCACCGCGAAGACCGACACGGTCGACATCGTGGTGGGCCTGGAGTCCGGCGCCGACGACTACGTGGTCAAGCCGTTCAAGCCCAAGGAGCTGGTCGCCCGGGTCCGGGCGCGGCTGCGCCGGGCCGAGGAGCCCACCCCCGAGCAGCTGACCATCGGCGATCTGGTGATCGACGTGGCCGGCCACTCGGTCAAGCGGGACGGCCGGGGCATCCCGCTGACCCCGCTGGAGTTCGACCTGCTGGTCGCGCTGGCCCGCAAGCCCTGGCAGGTGTTCACCCGCGAGGTGCTGCTGGAGCAGGTCTGGGGCTACCGGCACGCGGCCGACACCCGGCTGGTCAACGTCCACGTCCAGCGTCTGCGCTCGAAGATCGAGAAGGACCCGGAGCGTCCGGAGATCGTGGTCACCGTCCGCGGTGTCGGCTACAAGGCCGGACCCAGCTGA
- the mtrB gene encoding MtrAB system histidine kinase MtrB, with product MTHQIHPSPAGAPAGEAHIPGTGATRAAVSPLGLLRRRLGSPFHRLSALYRRSIQLRVVAATLVLSVALVMVLGVVVMAQVRQGLLDSKKRTAQSQAYGGFTTAQKQSDLLRDARAKTGNTTDASAGETSTWLTDQVSGLASGGQGVYLVIGTVPSSDQNAIATSTPLLTARASEDVALNSIPSELATEVARDPSHLPHEQATTIHRTSASGQPVSESGLVIGKQLSGPDGSPYQLYFAFSFVQEDNTLSLVTGTVATAGLFIVALLGCIAWLVVRQVVTPVRMAAGIAERLADGHLEERMKVTGTDDIARLGESFNRMAGALQTQIRQLEELSRVQRRFVSDVSHELRTPLTTVRMAADLIYDSREDLDPMAARSAELLQGQLDRFESLLADLLEISRFDAGAAILDAEPVDLRDIVHRVVEAADPLARLKGSAVVLRGADKPVVAEVDPRRIERILRNLVVNALEHGEGRDVVIQLGSAEGAVAVGVRDYGIGLKPGEASRVFHRFWRADPSRVRTTGGTGLGLSIAVEDAHLHGGWLQAWGEPGGGSHFRLTLPRTRGGEIGRAPFRLEPEDSRHNRGLRAQGTPYRRALPAGATALTANGEPTVIPETPGGAGAGLGPGLGGVLSIAGPAVGQRRLPEAPVADPSDVRAVGAGYGATGAQVVVDRSRLPQPAEAGPDPREQQGVDDAGSTKAEGARGGEQ from the coding sequence GTGACGCACCAGATCCACCCCTCCCCGGCCGGCGCCCCGGCCGGGGAGGCGCACATACCGGGCACCGGCGCCACCCGCGCGGCGGTGTCGCCCCTCGGGCTGCTCCGCCGCCGGCTGGGCAGCCCCTTCCACCGCCTCTCGGCGCTCTACCGGCGCTCGATCCAGTTGCGGGTGGTCGCTGCCACGCTGGTGCTCTCGGTCGCGCTGGTCATGGTGCTCGGCGTGGTGGTGATGGCCCAGGTCCGCCAGGGCCTGCTGGACAGCAAGAAGCGCACCGCGCAGAGCCAGGCCTACGGCGGTTTCACCACCGCCCAGAAGCAGAGCGACCTGCTGCGCGACGCCCGCGCCAAGACCGGCAACACCACCGATGCCAGCGCCGGCGAGACCAGTACCTGGCTGACCGACCAGGTCTCCGGGCTGGCCAGCGGCGGCCAGGGCGTCTACCTGGTGATCGGCACCGTGCCGTCCAGCGACCAGAACGCGATCGCCACCAGCACCCCGCTGCTCACCGCCCGGGCCTCCGAGGACGTGGCGCTCAACAGCATCCCGTCCGAGCTGGCCACCGAGGTGGCGAGGGACCCGAGCCACCTGCCGCACGAGCAGGCCACCACGATCCACCGCACCTCCGCCTCCGGGCAGCCGGTCTCGGAGTCGGGGCTGGTCATCGGCAAGCAGCTGAGCGGACCCGACGGCAGCCCGTACCAGCTCTACTTCGCGTTCTCCTTCGTCCAGGAGGACAACACCCTGAGCCTGGTCACCGGCACGGTGGCCACCGCGGGGCTGTTCATCGTCGCGCTGCTCGGCTGCATCGCCTGGCTGGTCGTCCGTCAGGTGGTCACCCCGGTGCGGATGGCCGCCGGCATCGCCGAGCGGCTGGCCGACGGGCACCTCGAAGAGCGGATGAAGGTCACCGGGACCGACGACATCGCCCGGCTCGGCGAGTCCTTCAACCGGATGGCGGGCGCGCTGCAGACCCAGATCCGCCAGCTCGAGGAACTCTCCCGGGTGCAGCGGCGGTTCGTCTCGGACGTCTCGCACGAGCTGCGCACCCCGCTGACCACGGTGCGGATGGCCGCCGACCTGATCTACGACAGCCGCGAGGACCTGGACCCGATGGCGGCCCGCTCCGCCGAGTTGCTGCAGGGCCAGCTGGACCGGTTCGAATCGCTGCTCGCCGACCTGCTGGAGATCAGCCGGTTCGACGCCGGGGCGGCGATCCTGGACGCCGAGCCGGTGGACCTGCGCGACATCGTGCACCGGGTGGTCGAGGCGGCCGACCCGCTGGCCCGGCTCAAGGGCAGCGCCGTGGTGCTGCGCGGGGCCGACAAGCCGGTGGTCGCCGAGGTCGACCCGCGCCGGATCGAGCGGATCCTGCGCAACCTGGTGGTCAACGCGCTGGAGCACGGCGAGGGCCGCGACGTGGTGATCCAGCTGGGCTCCGCCGAGGGCGCGGTCGCGGTCGGCGTACGGGACTACGGCATCGGGCTCAAGCCCGGCGAAGCCTCCCGGGTCTTCCACCGGTTCTGGCGGGCCGACCCCTCGCGGGTGCGGACCACCGGCGGCACCGGCCTGGGCCTGTCGATCGCCGTCGAGGACGCCCATCTGCACGGCGGCTGGCTGCAGGCCTGGGGCGAGCCCGGCGGCGGCTCGCACTTCCGGCTCACCCTGCCGCGCACCCGCGGCGGCGAGATCGGCCGGGCGCCGTTCCGCCTGGAGCCCGAGGACTCGCGGCACAACCGGGGCCTGCGGGCCCAGGGCACCCCGTACCGGCGGGCGCTGCCGGCCGGCGCCACCGCGCTGACCGCCAACGGCGAGCCGACCGTGATCCCGGAGACCCCCGGCGGCGCGGGCGCGGGGCTCGGCCCCGGGCTCGGCGGGGTACTGAGCATCGCCGGGCCGGCGGTCGGCCAGCGCCGACTGCCGGAGGCCCCGGTCGCGGACCCGTCGGACGTCCGGGCGGTGGGTGCGGGGTACGGTGCGACCGGCGCCCAGGTGGTGGTCGACCGCAGCCGGCTGCCGCAGCCGGCGGAGGCGGGACCGGACCCGCGGGAGCAGCAGGGCGTCGACGACGCCGGGAGCACGAAGGCGGAGGGGGCGCGGGGTGGCGAGCAGTAG
- a CDS encoding LpqB family beta-propeller domain-containing protein codes for MASSSGRTGRSWAGTLWVSLTVLLAAGCATMPDSGDPESVQPPQGAGADQGVQVRVIPMPPRDGLSPRAVLQNFLDASVADEADYRTAKQYLTPDGVDHWNPNNGAVVLKSTALQNPVGEDSGDQASLTISSPEIGELDDKHTYRPQVDTQQFTRTFRLVNLAKDVKDGKGAKAQWRIADLPDRLILDQTSFRNAYQQVDRYFFTRTDPATGSDQPVLVPDPVYLRRRIDPASAAARALVDGPSYWLAPAVHSAFDGVPPVARVNTDDPRNPKVQLDGVDCVASERQCKQMAAQLYFTLVSQSGAGSIDRVVVTSRKGSAEMTLQQAKNLQYVPGSRSGGGGTAYARNAQTGQLQLVGSDPPTPVPGVLGAANRPAPLVPQQSGHVTGAFAVSRDGKSAAVVSEDGKSLFIAGLDDSTKQLNPAVVGSHAPRPEQGLTSPSWDGYGGLWVVDRDPAAPQVLLIEPNKADPTKTLRISVPVAGLAGQSGQTVDAVRISSDGTRAALLLRGTGAADSLQIGLVVRGGTAQQPTAEITGLRPIAGQLVDVTSVSWADPDTLLALGKEKDSVLQLHYLSTDGSSGLDGALQAVDGMTVVASSESRLDSVLADANDPDHTVYKLLGNVQSQWKTYGNGMRPAYPG; via the coding sequence GTGGCGAGCAGTAGCGGCCGGACCGGCCGAAGCTGGGCGGGGACGCTCTGGGTCTCGCTGACCGTGCTGCTCGCGGCCGGCTGCGCCACGATGCCGGACAGCGGCGACCCCGAGTCGGTGCAGCCGCCGCAGGGCGCGGGCGCCGACCAGGGTGTCCAGGTACGGGTGATCCCGATGCCGCCGCGCGACGGGCTGTCGCCGCGTGCGGTGCTGCAGAACTTCCTGGACGCCTCGGTCGCCGACGAGGCCGACTACCGGACCGCCAAGCAGTACCTGACCCCGGACGGTGTCGACCACTGGAACCCGAACAACGGTGCGGTGGTGCTCAAGAGCACCGCGCTGCAGAACCCGGTGGGCGAGGACAGCGGCGACCAGGCTTCGCTGACCATCAGCTCGCCCGAGATCGGCGAACTGGACGACAAGCACACCTACCGGCCGCAGGTCGACACGCAGCAGTTCACCCGCACCTTCCGGCTGGTCAACCTGGCCAAGGACGTGAAGGACGGCAAGGGCGCCAAAGCGCAGTGGCGGATCGCCGACCTGCCGGACCGGCTGATCCTCGACCAGACCAGCTTCCGCAACGCCTACCAGCAGGTCGACCGGTACTTCTTCACCAGGACCGACCCGGCCACCGGAAGCGACCAGCCGGTGCTGGTCCCCGACCCGGTCTACCTGCGGCGCCGCATAGACCCGGCTTCCGCCGCGGCCCGGGCCCTGGTCGACGGCCCGTCCTACTGGCTCGCGCCGGCCGTCCACTCGGCCTTCGACGGTGTCCCGCCCGTCGCCCGGGTCAACACCGACGACCCGCGCAACCCCAAGGTGCAGCTGGACGGCGTGGACTGCGTGGCCAGCGAACGGCAGTGCAAGCAGATGGCGGCCCAGCTCTACTTCACCCTGGTCAGCCAGAGCGGTGCGGGCTCGATCGACCGGGTGGTGGTCACCTCCCGCAAGGGCAGCGCCGAGATGACCCTGCAACAGGCCAAGAACCTGCAGTACGTGCCGGGTTCGCGCAGTGGTGGCGGCGGGACGGCGTACGCCCGCAACGCCCAGACCGGGCAGCTGCAGCTGGTCGGGTCGGACCCGCCGACCCCGGTGCCGGGCGTGCTCGGTGCCGCCAACCGGCCGGCGCCGCTGGTGCCGCAGCAGTCCGGTCATGTCACCGGTGCGTTCGCGGTCAGCCGGGACGGCAAGTCGGCCGCGGTGGTCAGCGAGGACGGCAAGTCGCTCTTCATCGCCGGCCTGGACGACAGCACCAAGCAGCTGAACCCCGCGGTGGTGGGCAGCCACGCGCCCCGCCCCGAGCAGGGCCTGACCTCGCCCAGCTGGGACGGGTACGGCGGTCTGTGGGTGGTGGACCGCGACCCGGCGGCCCCGCAGGTGCTGCTGATCGAGCCCAACAAGGCCGATCCCACCAAGACGCTCCGGATCAGCGTGCCGGTGGCCGGGCTGGCCGGTCAGAGCGGGCAGACCGTGGACGCGGTGCGGATCTCCTCGGACGGCACCAGGGCCGCACTGTTGCTGCGCGGTACCGGCGCCGCGGACAGCCTGCAGATCGGCCTGGTGGTGCGTGGCGGCACCGCGCAGCAGCCGACCGCGGAGATCACCGGGCTGCGCCCGATCGCCGGTCAGCTGGTCGACGTCACCTCGGTCTCCTGGGCGGACCCGGACACCCTGCTGGCGCTCGGCAAGGAGAAGGACAGCGTCCTGCAGCTGCACTACCTCTCCACCGACGGCTCCTCCGGCCTGGACGGCGCGCTGCAGGCGGTGGACGGGATGACCGTGGTCGCCTCCTCCGAGTCGCGGCTCGACTCGGTGCTGGCCGACGCCAACGACCCTGATCACACCGTCTACAAGCTGCTCGGCAACGTCCAGTCGCAGTGGAAGACCTACGGCAACGGCATGCGGCCCGCCTACCCGGGCTGA